The Harpia harpyja isolate bHarHar1 chromosome 10, bHarHar1 primary haplotype, whole genome shotgun sequence genome includes a region encoding these proteins:
- the PRLHR gene encoding prolactin-releasing peptide receptor — protein MMNSDNLTSQSFLSAIHSNASNLFSGLQFVQTFKPLIIPCYSLVVFIGVIGNYLLIYVICKTKKMHNVTNFLVGNLAFSDMLMCATCVPLTLAYAFEPRGWVYGRFMCYFVFLMQPVTVFVSVFTLTVIAVDRYYAMVYPFRRRLTIPICAYILAAIWLLSCTLAAPALVHTYHAEFPELDFSICEEFWFHMKRDRLAYAYSTLIITYVLPLAVISLSYLRISVKLKNRVVPGNVTQGQAEWDRARRRKTFRLLVLVVAAFGVCWLPLHIFNMIKDIDISLIDKQYFNFIQLLCHWFAMMSACTNAFLYAWLHDSFRGELKKMFAWRKKKIGPTTNCIMASVVL, from the coding sequence ATGATGAATTCGGACAATTTAACCTCCCAAAGCTTCCTCTCTGCAATTCACAGCAATGCAAGCAATTTATTCTCAGGGCTCCAGTTTGTTCAGACCTTCAAGCCACTCATCATCCCCTGCTACTCACTAGTGGTTTTTATTGGTGTCATTGGGAATTACCTTCTCATTTATGTCatctgtaagacaaaaaaaatgcacaatgTCACCAACTTTCTGGTAGGCAATCTGGCTTTCTCAGATATGCTTATGTGTGCAACCTGTGTTCCCCTGACACTCGCGTATGCCTTCGAGCCCAGAGGATGGGTGTACGGGCGTTTCATGTGctactttgtttttctgatgcaACCCGTCACTGTGTTTGTGTCCGTCTTTACCTTGACCGTCATAGCTGTGGATAGGTATTATGCCATGGTGTACCCATTCCGCAGGAGGCTCACCATCCCTATTTGTGCTTATATCCTGGCTGCTATTTGGCTGCTGAGCTGTACCTTGGCTGCCCCAGCCTTGGTCCACACTTACCATGCAGAGTTCCCAGAACTGGACTTCTCCATTTGCGAGGAGTTTTGGTTCCACATGAAAAGAGATCGCTTAGCTTATGCCTACAGCACTCTCATCATCACCTACGTGCTGCCTTTGGCTGTCATCTCCCTGTCCTACCTGAGAATCTCTGTCAAGCTGAAAAACCGTGTGGTCCCAGGCAACGTCACCCAGGGCCAAGCTGAGTGGGACCGAGCAAGGAGGAGAAAGACTTTTCGCTTGTTAGTCTTAGTGGTGGCAGCCTTTGGAGTCTGTTGGCTGCCTCTGCACATCTTCAACATGATAAAGGACATAGACATCAGCTTGATTGACAAGCAGTACTTCAACTTCATCCAGCTGCTCTGCCACTGGTTCGCAATGATGTCTGCTTGTACCAATGCCTTCCTCTACGCCTGGCTCCATGACAGCTTCAGGGGggagctgaagaaaatgtttgcttggagaaagaaaaaaattggaccCACTACAAACTGCATTATGGCCAGTGTGGTGCTGTAA